One window of the Runella slithyformis DSM 19594 genome contains the following:
- a CDS encoding outer membrane beta-barrel family protein codes for MMLLLQRLCFSIGVCLLLSPVLYSQTVPFIKGTLVDSLTAEPLAFAALRLESKTKSNVVKGEVADEKGSFQFVGLKDDKYVIRVEYVGYKTKYVEVSYDNARQRLDLGAIVLSPVSQDLETVTVTGLKPNVVTTLEKQVFRAEQFEVAKGGTATDVLKNIPSVMVNAEGEITVRGSKGFLILINGKPTQVDIATILAQIPANTIEKIEMITAPSAKYDADGKAGIINIVTKKGTNDGFSLTSNVQYGLPRIREYANATEPQRYGADASINYRKGKWDAAFSVNYLKNDIAGRREGEVSTTLNNVLTQFPSDGERSFNRQNYGLRASATYTISPSDEISAGLYWGKRDQYRTADIYYNNTKTNVLTQRLVGRAEYFNANLVLKSGAFKVYNLDYTHKFKNASTITFSGLYEDATVDGYTKNRNLNPKNFRDTLQYTLNTGNNPLKALRLKADYEKQIGIGKLSVGYQFRRQQQDGVFAYWEKSGNNTPLMLNPAFSAQVAVRNQIHGWYTQYAGRYRKIEFSSGLRYENALREFVDSRSSTPNVLKLSNLFPSANVLYDLGKELKIKVAYSRRVQRSTNNELNPYPEREHSETLEQGDPNIRPEFIGIYEAGVTKDFKKGAFYWNVYRQQITDIVNRVNSVYNDTILNRIYTNAGKARLMGSEFGLTLAPVKKLKLFLGGNLYQLKINGALFDNTVAVNSRGWVYSINSNLTYQITPSLSTQFTVLYLSARNTAQGEDSRFYQPNFSLKKALWKNRVSVSMLWQNAALGAMKVNEQRITTRGSNFYTTTNYVQERNIFLLNLSYNFNKTDRKAKLPSSEFGEREF; via the coding sequence ATGATGCTTCTTTTACAAAGATTATGTTTCAGTATAGGCGTGTGCCTGCTCCTGAGCCCGGTGTTGTATTCTCAAACCGTCCCTTTTATCAAAGGTACGCTCGTTGATTCCCTCACGGCCGAGCCGCTCGCGTTTGCGGCGCTGCGTTTAGAGTCAAAGACAAAAAGCAACGTAGTCAAGGGAGAAGTGGCCGATGAAAAAGGATCTTTTCAGTTTGTGGGACTGAAAGACGATAAATACGTGATTCGGGTGGAGTACGTAGGATACAAAACCAAGTATGTAGAAGTCAGTTACGACAACGCACGTCAGCGCCTCGACCTGGGGGCAATTGTGCTGTCGCCGGTGAGTCAGGACTTGGAAACCGTAACTGTAACAGGGCTAAAACCCAACGTGGTGACCACCCTCGAAAAACAGGTATTTCGGGCCGAACAGTTTGAAGTAGCCAAAGGCGGTACCGCCACCGATGTGCTGAAAAACATCCCGTCGGTGATGGTCAATGCCGAGGGAGAGATCACGGTCAGAGGCTCCAAAGGATTTTTGATACTTATCAACGGTAAACCTACGCAGGTGGACATTGCCACGATTCTTGCGCAGATTCCCGCCAATACCATTGAAAAGATCGAAATGATCACGGCCCCTTCGGCCAAATACGACGCCGATGGTAAAGCGGGTATCATCAATATCGTCACGAAGAAAGGCACCAATGACGGTTTTTCGCTCACATCCAATGTGCAGTACGGTTTGCCCCGTATCCGGGAATACGCTAACGCTACCGAACCTCAACGCTACGGGGCCGATGCTTCCATCAATTATCGAAAGGGAAAATGGGACGCCGCATTTTCGGTCAATTACCTCAAAAACGACATTGCCGGCAGGAGAGAAGGAGAGGTAAGCACAACGCTTAATAACGTGTTAACGCAGTTTCCGAGTGACGGTGAGCGGAGTTTTAATCGCCAAAACTATGGGTTGCGCGCTTCGGCCACCTACACGATCTCCCCCTCAGACGAGATTTCGGCAGGACTGTATTGGGGCAAACGTGATCAATACCGTACGGCAGATATTTATTACAACAATACCAAAACCAACGTACTGACCCAACGGCTCGTTGGCCGGGCGGAGTATTTCAATGCCAATCTGGTGCTGAAGTCAGGGGCGTTTAAGGTCTATAACCTCGACTATACACACAAATTTAAAAATGCTTCAACGATCACTTTTTCAGGCTTGTATGAAGATGCTACGGTAGATGGGTATACCAAAAATCGTAATTTGAACCCAAAAAATTTCAGGGATACGCTCCAATACACTCTCAATACGGGCAATAACCCCCTGAAAGCCCTGCGTCTGAAAGCCGATTATGAAAAGCAGATCGGGATCGGTAAGCTTTCGGTGGGCTATCAGTTCCGTCGGCAGCAGCAGGATGGGGTATTTGCGTATTGGGAGAAAAGCGGAAACAATACTCCTCTGATGCTTAATCCTGCTTTTTCGGCCCAAGTGGCGGTCCGAAATCAAATTCACGGGTGGTATACTCAATACGCGGGCAGGTACAGAAAAATCGAGTTTTCGTCGGGGTTACGGTACGAAAATGCCCTTCGGGAATTTGTCGACAGCCGGAGTTCTACTCCCAATGTACTGAAACTTTCCAACCTATTTCCGTCGGCCAATGTGCTTTATGACCTGGGCAAAGAGTTGAAAATAAAGGTCGCCTACAGTAGACGTGTACAACGCTCCACCAACAACGAATTAAACCCCTATCCCGAACGCGAACACAGTGAAACCCTTGAACAGGGAGATCCCAACATCCGCCCCGAGTTTATCGGTATCTATGAAGCAGGGGTGACCAAAGATTTCAAAAAAGGCGCGTTTTATTGGAATGTGTATCGGCAACAGATCACGGACATTGTCAATCGGGTCAACAGTGTATACAACGACACCATTCTGAACCGGATTTATACCAATGCCGGCAAGGCGCGTTTGATGGGGTCGGAGTTCGGCCTGACGTTGGCTCCTGTGAAAAAACTGAAACTCTTTCTGGGCGGAAACCTCTATCAGTTAAAGATCAACGGTGCGCTGTTTGATAACACAGTGGCGGTCAACAGCCGTGGGTGGGTGTATTCCATTAACTCCAACCTTACCTATCAAATCACCCCTTCGCTCAGCACGCAGTTCACTGTTTTGTATCTGTCGGCACGCAATACCGCCCAAGGCGAAGATTCCCGGTTTTACCAGCCTAACTTTTCGCTGAAAAAGGCGTTGTGGAAAAACCGGGTCAGCGTGTCGATGCTTTGGCAAAATGCCGCCTTGGGGGCCATGAAGGTAAACGAACAGCGCATTACCACCCGAGGTTCCAATTTCTATACAACGACCAACTACGTACAGGAAAGGAATATCTTCCTGCTTAACCTTTCGTATAATTTCAACAAAACCGACCGTAAAGCCAAACTCCCTTCGAGCGAGTTTGGGGAACGGGAATTTTAA